In Agelaius phoeniceus isolate bAgePho1 unplaced genomic scaffold, bAgePho1.hap1 Scaffold_115, whole genome shotgun sequence, a genomic segment contains:
- the LOC129130575 gene encoding olfactory receptor 14A16-like: MSNSSSIRHFLLLALADTRQLQLLHFCLLLGISLAALLGNGLIISAVACGHHLHTPMFFFLLNLALADLGSICTTVPKAMHNSLWDTTNISYTGCAAQLFFLLFFLGSEYFLLTVMCYDRYVSICKPLHYGTLLGSRACAHMAAAAWASAFLYSLLHTANTFSLPLCHGNALGQFFCEIPTILKLSCSNSSLREHGLIAVSACLLFGCFVFIVFSYVQIFRAVLRIPSEQGRHKAFSTCLPHLAVVSLFVSTVMFAHLKPRSISSPSLDLALSVLYSVVPPTLNPFIYSLRNQELKTAVWTLMTGCFQKH; this comes from the coding sequence atgtccaacagcagctccatcaggcacttcctgctgctggcattggcagacacgcggcagctgcagctcctgcacttctgcctcttgctgggcatctccctggctgccctcctgggcaacggcctcatcatcagcgccgtagcctgcggccaccacctgcacacgcccatgttcttcttcctgctcaacctggccctcgctgacctgggctccatctgcaccactgtccccaaagccatgcacaattccctctgggacaccacgaacatctcctacactggatgtgctgcacagctctttttcttaCTGTTCTTCCTTGGATCAGAGTATTTCCTgctgaccgtgatgtgctacgaccgctacgtgtccatctgcaaacccctgcactacgggaccctcctgggcagcagagcttgtgcccacatggcagcagctgcctgggccagtgcctttctctattcactgctgcacacggccaatacattttccctgcccctgtgccatggcaatgccctgggccagttcttctgtgaaatccccacaatcctcaagctctcctgctcaaatTCCTCCCTCAGGGAACATGGGCTAATTGCAGTTAGTGCCTGCTTGctatttggctgttttgtgttcattgttttctcctatgtgcagatcttcagggctgtgctgaggatcccctctgagcagggacggcacaaagccttttccacctgcctccctcacctggccgtggtctccctgtttgtcagcactgtcatgtttgctcacctgaagcctcgctccatctcctctccatccctggatctggccctgtcagttctgtactcagtggtgcctccaacCCTGAACCCcttcatctacagcctgaggaaccaggagctcaagacTGCAGTGTGGActctgatgactggatgctttcagaaacattaa